GGTGAAGGGGACGCCGCCGGCGGCACATCAGCGGACGGTGGATTTCGAGGACATGACCTGCTTCCTCATCGTCGAGGCCCAGGGCTCGGATCCGCTGCCGCCCGAGGCCGATCGGCTGCGCTTCCTCCAGTCGCTCAGACGGACGGGAAAGCCGGTCTGGTGAAGTTGAGCACGCGCGACACGAGCGCGAGCAGCATCTCGCGCGCGTGGCCGCCGTCGACGGCTGGATCGCGCAGCCGGATCGCCTTGCTGCCATCCAGCACGGCGAGCAGCATCGTCGCGAGGGCCGCCGCCGGCAATGTGTCGTCGACGAGGCCGGCGGCCTGTCCGCGCGCGATCGCGCTCGCGAGGAGCTGCTTCATCTCGGCGCTGTGGCGCCGGAGCCGATCCGCGATCGCGGCGTTGCGCTGCGACTCGGCGAGCAGATCGAAGAGGAGGGACGGCCCCTTGCCGCCGTAGAGGTCGGCCACGAGCGCGGGGAGGTCGCGCGCGTCCTGCACGTCACCCGACAGGTGCGCGGTCGCCTCATCGAGCACGAGCTGGAAGATGCCCTCGAG
The DNA window shown above is from Sorangium aterium and carries:
- a CDS encoding TetR/AcrR family transcriptional regulator; this translates as MRTVNPDQHEKKRRELLGAALRRFAAEGVQASIASICAEAGVSPGHLYHYFPSKEAILEGIFQLVLDEATAHLSGDVQDARDLPALVADLYGGKGPSLLFDLLAESQRNAAIADRLRRHSAEMKQLLASAIARGQAAGLVDDTLPAAALATMLLAVLDGSKAIRLRDPAVDGGHAREMLLALVSRVLNFTRPAFPSV